CTGCGGTTTTCCGATGATCCCGATGGCCGCAGCCTGCACCTGGCCATGGTGCCCTTTCCCGCGATCCTGGTACCGATGTACGTCACCATGGCGATGGCGGCATTCGGGCTCTACCAGTCCCACGTGCGCCACAACCCCTCGGAACTGCTGCTGCGCATGGTGCTGGCGTTCGCCTTCGGTGGTGTCGGGCTGCTGGTGACCTACTACGTGCTGCCGCAGACCTACATGGGACGCGGCCTGCTCTCGATCAACCTCGCGCTCGGGTTCGTGGCGGTTGCCGCCCTGCGCTGGGGCGCGCGCAGCCTGACGGGCGGCGCTGCCTACAAGCGCCGCGTGCTTGTCTACGGTGCCGGCGAGCAAGCCGACCTGATCAACCGCCGCATGCGCCGCCGGGCCGACCGGCAGGCATTCTGCGTGGTCGGATTCGTGCCGGCCCCCGGCCAGCGGGTCGTGGTGGCCGCCGACCTCCTCGTGCGCAGCCCGCTCGACCTGGTTTCCCTGACCCGCGAGTTGAGCGTGCAGGAGATCGTCCTGGCCCCGGACGAGCGTCGCGGCGGCCTGCCGATGGATGACATCCTGGCCTGCGCACAGCGTGGCATCTCCGTGGTCAACATCCCGATGTTCTTCGAGCGCGAGGCGGGCATGATCAAGCTCGAGGCGGCCGATCCGTCTTCGCTGGTGTTCTCCGGCGGCTTCGACCATTCACTGATGCGACGCCTGAGCAAGCGCTGCTTCGACCTCGCCGCTGCGACGGCGCTGCTGCTGGTGGCGTGGCCGGCCATGCTGCTGGTCGCGCTGGCCGTGCGCATCGAAGGCGACGGGCCCGTGCTCTACCGGCAGGTGCGGGTGGGCGAGGGCGGGCGCAGCTTCGAGCTGGCCAAGTTCCGCAGCATGCGCGCCGACGCCGAAGGCGATGGCGTCGCGCGATGGGCGAGCCGTGACGACAACCGCACCACGCGCGTGGGGCGCTTCATCCGCAAGACCCGCCTGGACGAACTGCCCCAGCTGTTCAACGTGCTTGCAGGCGACATGAGCTTTGTCGGCCCGCGGCCGGAGCGGCCGCAGTTCGTGCAGCAGCTCAACGGCGAGATCCGCTACTACAACGTGCGCCACTCCGTGAAACCCGGGCTCACCGGCTGGGCGCAATTGCGCTATCCGTACGGCGCATCGGTCAGCGATGCCCACGAGAAGCTCAAGTTCGACCTCTTCTACGTCAAGAACCAGGGACTCGTGTTCGATTTCATGATCCTGCTGCAGACCGTGGAAGTCGTGCTGTTCCGGCGCGGTGCGCGCTAGACCGGCCGCATGCGGCCGCGGATTCCGTTAACTGATCAGACCCTCGAACGGATGATCCAGTGAGCCAGCACGAAACGCGCATCCGCGCATTCATCGATGAGAACTTCCCCCCGGCGGGTCCCGGCGGGCCGCCCGCGGCCGAGCTGAGCCTGCTTGAATCGGGCGTCATCGATTCCATGGGCGTGCTGCTGCTCGTCACCTGGCTGGAGCAGGAGTTCGGCTTCATCGTCGACGACGATGAAGTGCTGCCGGAAAACCTCGACAGCATCGCCGCCATCGATGCCTTCGTCGCGCGCAAGCTCCAGGAGATGGAGCTGGCGGAGTGACGGCACGTTGCGAGCGCTGGCTGGCGCGGGCGGCCGCGCACCAGCCCGGGAAGTCGGCGATCGTCCGCGGCGACCGCCGCGTCGACTACGCCGAGCTCCACGCCGAGAGTGAACGCTTCGCCGCCGCGCTTGCACAACACGTCGGCCTGGAGGACGGCGAGCGCTGCGTGGTGTTCATGGACAACTCGGTCGAAGCCGCGGTCGGCGTTTTCGGCACCCTGCGCGCCGGCGGCGTGTTCTCGGTGATCAATCCCACCACCAAGGCCGACAAGCTGGCGTTCGTGCTCGCGGATTGCGGTGCGACGGTCCTGCTGACCCAGGCCAGCCTGTTGCCGGTCGCCCAGTCGGCGGCGGCGCGAGCGCCCAGCGTTCGCTGCATCGTGGTGGTCGATGCCGATGGCGATGGCGTTGATGGCGCGGCCATCGGGTACCGGCGCTTCCTCGCCGCGTCCGACCCGGCCTGCCTGCCGCCACAGGTCGGCATCGATACCGACCTGGCGATGCTGGTCTACACATCGGGGTCGACCGGCAATCCCAAGGGCGTGATGATGACGCACGCCAACGTGCGCTTCGCGGCCACGTCGATCACCACCTACCTGCAGGCCAGCCGCGACGACGTCGTGCTCAGCGTGCTTCCCCTGGCGTTCGATTACGGCCTGTACCAGTTGCTGATGTGCGTGAAGCTGGGCGCCACCCTCGTGCTGGAGACGTCCTTCGCGTTTCCGCAGAAGGTGCTGCCGCTGCTGGCCAGCGAGCGCGTGACCGCGTTCCCGCTCGTGCCGACGATGGCGGCGCTGATCGTGCAGCTGCGCAACTTCGACCCGGCCTGGGCCGCCAGCGTGCGCTATCTCACCAACACTGCCGCTGCGCTGCCGCCCGCGCACATCCGCAGGTTGCAGGACCTGTTCCCGGCCGCGCGGGTGTATTCGATGTATGGGATGACCGAATCCAAGCGCTGCACCTGGCTGCCGCCGGAGGAGCTTGCGCGACGCCCGGAGAGCGTCGGCATCGCCATCCCCGGCACGCAGGCCTGGGTGGCCGACGATGCCGGGCGACCGCTGCCTGCGGGCGAGGTCGGCGAACTGGTGGTGCGCGGTGGCCACGTGATGCAGGGCTACTGGAACAATGCCGAAGCCACCGCGCGCGCGCTGCGCCCCGGCCGCTACCCCTGGGAGCGGGTGCTGCACACCGGTGACCTGTTCCGCATGGATGCCGAGGGGTTCCTGTACTTCGTCGGCCGCAAGGACGACATCCTCAAGTCGCGTGGCGAGAAGGTCAGCCCCAAGGAAGTCGAGAACGTGCTGTATGCGATGCACGGCGTGCGCGAGGCCGCACTGGTGGGTGTTCCCGATCCGGTGCTCGGCCATGCGCTGAAGGCGCTGCTGGTGGTCGACGATCCCGGCCTGGACGCGCGCGCGGTTATCGCGCACTGCCGCGCCCACCTCGAGGAGTTCATGGTGCCGCGCACGGTGGAGTTCCGCGAATCGCTGCCCAAGACCGGCACCGGCAAGATCCGGCGCAGCGAACTCCAGGCCGAAGCCGAGGGGCGCCAGGCCGCGGAGGCCTGAGCCGCCACGGACGCCCGGGTCAGGCGGCCCCGGCCGCTGCTTCCTCGCGCCGCCGCCCGCCGGCGGCGTGGATGCCCTGCAGCAGGCGCGTGGAGAGGATGCCGACGAAGGCCTGGTTGTCGGCGAAGCCTCCCGCGTTGCCGGCACGCGCTTTCTCGTACAGGCGCGACACCGCGTCGGCGTCGAACATGCCATCGGCGCGGATCGCGTCGCGATCGAAGGCTTCGGCCACGTAGTCGAGCGGCTTTCCGTCGACGAAAAAGCATTCGCTGTCGGGAGCCCGATAGGGCTGTTTCGTGCGGCTGAGGATGTCGGCCGGCAACAGGTCGGCCAAGGCCTTGCGCAGCACGTGCTTTTCGGACAACCCATGCAGTTTCCACTGCGGCGGCAGGCGGTTCGCGAACTCGACCAGGGTGTGGTCGAGAAAGGGATAGCGGCCCTCGATCGAGGCCGCCATCGCCGCGCGATCGCCCTGGCTGGCCAGCAGATACCCGGCGAGCAACGTCTTCGCCTCCACGTACTGGTCGCGGGCCAGCGGCGTCCAGCGCATGAGCGCGGCTGGCAGGCGGGACTCCACCAGCGCCAGCGGGTCGAAGCCGGCGACCGCGGTGCGGAGTTCGGGTGACAGGAACCGGAGCGCGCGCCCCGACGTGGTCCAGCGCGGCACGTGCGAAAACACGGGCCGGTCGATGTGCTCCATGCCCTGCCCGAAAAACGCCGCGGCGAACGCGGGATTGGACGATGGCGAATTGGCGAGATAGCCGTACAGGCGTCCGAGCAGGCGGGGACGCGCGCTGGATCCGGGCTGGCGTGACCAGAAACGGCGGATCTTGGCTTCCTTGAACAGGTCGTAGCCGGCGAAGACCTCGTCGGCGCCTTCGCCGGTCAGCACCACGCGATACCCCTGGCGCCGCACGTCGTCGGCAAGCAGCATCAGGGGCACGCCCGCGGTGCGCAGCACCGGGGTTTCGGCATGCGCGATGAAGCGCCGGAATGCCTGGCCGATGTCGGCGGCTCCCACATGCAGCGTGGTGTGGTCCGTCCCGAGGTGCCGGACCATGGCCTGCTGGTGCCGGCTCTCGTCGAACTCGCGCTGCGCGAACGCCACCGAGAACGTGCGCACCGGCGTATTCGTGGCGGTGCGGATCAGGGCGGCGATGCCCGACGAGTCCAGGCCACCGCTGAGGTAGGCGCCCACCGGTACGTCGGCGCGCAGCTGCAGCCGGACGGCATCCACGAGCCGCTCGCGCAGTTCGCCCGCGGCCTGGTCGATGTCATGCCAGTGACGGGCCGGGTCGGACGCGTCCGGGAAGGTCAAGTCCCAGTAGCGGCGCAGGCGCTCACGACCGTCGGCCTCGATGGTCAGGAGGTGGCCGGGCGGCAGCGTGGCCACACCTTGCCAGACGGTGTCGGGATCGAGCGGCGCCCACAGGGTCAGCGCCTGGGCGAGGCCCGTCGGATCAATGCATGCGTGTCCAGGCAGCGCCGCGAAGAGCGCCTTGGCCTCGGAGGCGAACCAGAGCGCGCCGCGCGCGCGCGTGTAGTACAGCGGGCGGATGCCGAGGCGGTCGCGCGCCAGCACCAGCCGGCGCCGGCTGCCATCCCACAGGGCGATGGCGAACTGGCCGTTGAGGTGGTCGACGAACGCATCTCCGTGCCGCTGGTACAGATGCACGATTACTTCGGTATCCGACCGCGTGTGGAACACGTGGCCCTGCGCTTCGAGCCGGGCTCGCAGTTCGATGAAATTGAAGATCTCGCCGTTGAAGACGATCCACACCTGGGCGTCCGGACTGGCCATCGGCTGGGCGCCGGTGGCGAGGTCGATGATGGACAGGCGCGCGTGCGCGAGACCCACGCCCTCGCTGACGTGGAAGCCGTAGCCGTCGGGACCACGATGGGCGAGGGTGGTGATCATCGATGCCAGCACCGCGCGCGCATCGTGCGCGGCAATGCCGGCCCCCAGATAGCCGGCCAACCCGCACATGGTCAGTCGTCCCCGTGGGCCTGGGGCGCGACGTCTGCAGTCATGGCCGCATGGTCCGCGCAGGCGCGCGGCCGTGCGCTGGCGGTGCGTCTGGCCCCGCCCGCTGTCGCGTGCTGCGGGCGCTGCGTGGCGACCGGCAGTGGATGCAGCGGGGTGTTGTGCCAGTCCGCCAGCCGCCCGCACTCGAAGTGCACCCAGGACGGTCCATACATCCAGAGCGAGTCGCTGGCGTCGCGCACCATGGGTTCGCCGAGCAGGACCGCGACGGTGCGGCGGTCCATGCCGGGTACGAGCTGTACGTCCATCGGGGCTTCCGCGAAAGGCGCGGCCTGCGGAGACTCGGCGGCCGGCGCGGCTGGCTCTTCGGAGGCCGGCAGCCAGTGCCAGGTTGCACCCGCCACGATCAGCACCGTCAGCACCGAGCGCATCCACATTGCATGGCGTGTGGCCGAGGGGGGCAGCTGCGCCGTGGGTGACGCGGTGCGGGCCTGCATGTGCCGCCCGTTCCACTGGCTGCCATGTTGCAGCGGCGCGGTCTGCGCGGTGGTGCCGGCGGCGTGCGCCGGAGCCCCGGGCAGCCGGCCACGCGCGCGATGGAAGTCCAGCGCGGCGGCGTAGCCCAGGTTGAGCGCGATGAGCCTGTCGGGATCGCGCGGTCCGGTGGCGGGCCGGTCGGGATGCAGCTCCGCGACGCGGCGGCGGTACGCCTGCTTGAACGCGTGCAGGCCGCACTGCGGCGAGACGCCGAGCTCGGCATAGAGCCTTGCGAAGTCGGTCGCATGGTTCATCGCCGGGGCAGCGGCTTCAGGCGGCCAGCTGACGGCAGAACATGTGCGGCAGCTGCACCATGGCCCGGAACAGGTCCTGTCCCGTCTCCTTGGACACCGGGACGCGCTGCAGGTCGAGCGGTGCGGACGAGGCGCGGGCCACCCCGCCGTAGAAGGAGAACGCCTGCGCCACGCGGGCATCGCGCAGCAGGCGCATGGTGTTGTCGTCGAACGCGGTGGGGCCGCCGACGGGGTAGGCGAAGTGCGTCATGTCGATCCCGAGTTCCTCCCGCAGGCGCAGGGCGCAACCCTCGATTTCCGCGCGCTGCTCTTCGACCGGAAGGCTCGACAGGATCGGGTGGTTCACGGTGTGGCCGCCAATCGTCATGCCGGCCCGGGCCAGTGCGCGGACCATGTCCCAGTCCATCCACTGGCCTTCCACGGTGTCCGGTGGCTCGAGCCCGGTCTCCTCGGTGAGGCGGGCGCGGAACGGGAGCGTCTGCCCGAAGGGCAGGTCCTTGTAGGCGGCGATGATGCGCCGTATCCAGGCTTCGCGGTCCTTGCCGAGAGCGATCCGCCCGGCAATCCAGGGCGACAGGTCGAGCGTGCCGCTGGCGCTCTCGCGCACCTGCATGGCGATCGCGTCCCACCAGGGCAGGAGGTTGCGGTCTATGAAGCCGGTTGCAATGAAGAACGCCGCGGGCACGCGGTGGTGCTTCAGCACCGGCAGGGCGATGTCATGGTTGTCGAGATAGCCGTCGTCGAAGGTGATGGCCACGTAGCGGCCACTTGGACGGCGCAGCGCGTCGGCGATGTCGTCCAGGCCGATGATGTCGCAGTTGTCCTTCAGGAACCTGACCTGGGCGTCGAAACCCTCGGCCGTCGCGCTCCAGAGCCCACGGTCGTACCGCGAGCGGCTGCTGTCGCCCACGCGGTGGTAGTTGAGGACCAGCACTCCATCGTGAGGCAGCGCGGCGGCCACCAGGCGGCGCATGCCCGGTGTTGCCAAGACCTTCGCAGCCATGTCCCGTTTCATCATTCCATGCCCCCACATGCGCGGCCTGTTACCGGCCGGATATCCGTTGTCCCTTACCAACGGCAAATGCTGTCGCAACCAGCCATCTGGAAAAGCAGTCAACATGCATCGACATAGCGTGCCACCCCGGTACAGCGTTTACACCGGTGGCTCACCGCACGGCAAGCGACTGGCGGCATGCTGGATCCTGGTCGCGCTGGCGGGCCTCGCAGCACCCGCACACGCCCGCGAATGGTTCGTCTCGACCGGGGGCAGCGACAGCAACGACGGCTCCCTGGCGCGCCCCTTCCGGACGATCGGGCACGTGCTGTCGCCGGAGAGCGCGCTGGTCCGCGATGGCGACACCGTCACCCTGCGCGCGCCCGAGGGCAACCGCACCTATTCCGAGTGCGACGTGCGCCTGCGCGTCAGGCTGGTGCTGCGGTCGCACCCCGGTGAGCGCGCGCACATCCACTGCGACATCGCCACCCCGGACAGTGTCGCGGTGCAGATCGATCCCCCGGCCTCCGGGAGCCGCGTCAGCGGCCTGGAGATCAGCGGCGGGCGCTTCTATGGCGTGATGATGCAGACCGGCTGGGAACAGGAGGCCGCGCCGGCCGAGCGGGGCGCCTCCGACATCGTCCTCGAGGACCTGCTGATCCGGGACACGGGGCGTGACGGCATCAAGATCACCCCGAAGTCGGACAACATCACCATCCGCCGCACCGAGATCCGCGACACCGGCGCGATCTACGCGCCCGGCACGCCGCTGGAAGAGATGAACGCCGACGGCATCGACAACGTCAACGGTTCGGGGATGGTGGTGGAAGACAGCTACATCCACGATATCGCCACGACCGGCCTGTACTTCAAGGGTGGAGCGGCCGACGTGGTGGTGCAGCGCAACCGCATCGAGGACACCGGGATGGCGGGCATCCTGGTGGGGTTCGACACCAGCCTGGAATTCTTCGATACCGCGCTCAACCCGGAATACCACGAGTCGATCCGCGGGGTGGTGCGCAACAACGTGGTGCGCAACACCAACTACGCGGGCATCGGCCTGTACGCGGCCAAGGACGCCGTGGTGGTGAACAACACGATCGACAACGCCGCCCGGGTCGGGCATGCCGCACTGTACTTCGGCATCCCGTTCCAGGACTGGGATCCCGACGGTGGGCGTCCCCCGAGCGTGAATGCGACGCTTCGCAACAACCTGGTGCGCGGCAGTGGCGGCCGCTGTTTCGAGATCCGCCATTCCGACGAACTCGGTGGCTTGTCCGGCCTCACCGGCTGGCCGCACAGCGACCACAACGGCTATGCACCGGACTGCCTGCTGCGCGATGCCCGTCCGGGCTCGATCGCGCTTCCGCTGTCGCTGCCGGCATGGCGCCTGGCGAGCGGCACGGAGGCGGGAAGCGTGTCGGCCGATTTCGCGCTCGATGCCGACGGGCGGCCGGGCGCCGGCAGCGCGGCCATCGGTGCCGGCGTGCCGGTCGACGGCGTTTCCGATGACATCGAGGGTGCGCGCCGCGATGGCGCGCAGACCATTGGCGCGTACCACGTGCAGGTGCCGGTGGCCGTGCCCGCAGCCGGAGGAGCGGGCACGGGTGGCGGTGACGCGCCGGCCACTGCGCAGGCGGAGACCATGGTCGCCGCCGCGGTCCTTCCGCTCGCATGGCTGGCGGGCGGGCGCGGTATCACGACGCTGTTGCCCGCGATCGGCGCGGCGCTCCTTGCCGCGCTGGCACTGTTGGCCATGGTCGCCGGCGCAATCCTGGTGCGGCGGCGCAACGTCACGGACTGGCTCGCCGCCTACCTGCGGCAGGATTGGCGCGCCCCGGTCCCGCACGGAACGACCCGGCACCTCATGTTCTGTTTCGTCGACCACTACGAGCCCGCCTGGGGCAATCCCGGACGCGCGCGCGAGGATGCGCGCGTCGCCCGCTGGCTCGAAGAGCTGCCCCGCCTGTGCGCCAGCCATCGCGATTCGGAAGGTCGTCCGCCGATGCACACGTTCTTCTATCCGGAGGAGGAGTACCGGCCCGAGCACCTGGATGCGCTCGCGACGCTGTGCCGGATGGGGCTCGGCGAGATCGAGATCCACCTCCACCACGACAACGACACCGAAGCCGAGCTGCGCCGCAAGCTCTCGCGCTTCACCGAGCTGCTGGCGAGCGACCACGATGCGCTCCCGCGCGATCCCGTGACCGGCCAGCCGCGGTGGGCCTTCATCCACGGCAACTGGGCGCTCGACAACAGCCACCCGTCGGGCCGCCACTGCGGCGTCGACAACGAACTGGTCGTGCTGCGGGAGGAGGGCTGCTACGCGGACTTCACCTTCCCCGCGGCTCCCGACCCGTGCCAGACGCGCGCCATCAACCGCATCTACTACGCCAAGGACGATCCATGCCGGCCGAAGTCCCACGATCGCGGTCCGCGCGTCCGCGTGGGCGGTTCCGCGGAGGGCGACCTGATGCTCATACAGGGCCCGCTGGGATTCCGTTGGCGGAGCCGCAAGTTCGGCCTGGTGCCGCGAATCGAGAACGCCGACGTCCGCGCGGTGGCGCCGCCCACCACCGACCGCATCGATGCCTGGGTGCGCACGGGGATCCACGTCGAAGGTCGGCCGGAGTGGATCTTCGTCAAGATCCACACCCACGGAGCCGAGGACCGTGACATGGATACGCTGCTGGGCGCTGCCATGGACCAGGCGCACTCGTACCTGGAGTCGCGCTACAACGATGGTCGCGAATGGAAGCTGCACTACGTCAGCGCGCGCGAGGCCTACAACATCGCCAAGGCCGCGGAGGCCGGCCTGCAGGGCGACCCTGGCATGTACCGCGACCACGCCATTCCCCGTCCCCACTATCGGCCGCGGCGCGGCGCGGCGGCCACGAGCACCGTCGGAGAGCGCGCGGCGCTTACTCCGTGACCGGACCACGGGATCACGGGGCCACAGGGGGAAAGGGATGAGGGTTGGAATCGTGGGTTGCGGCAAGATCGCCGATGGCCATGCCGAACAGCTGCGCGCCATCGGGCGCGCGCAGCTTGTGGCGGCCTGCGACCGTGAGCCGCTCATGGCCGAACAGTTCTCGCAGCGCTGGGGTGGCCTGGCGCAATACGCGGACATGGCGGAGATGGTGCTGCGGGAGCGACTGGACGTGGTGCACGTGGCGACGCCGCCCGATTCACACGTGGCGTTGGCGTGCAGCGCGCTGGAAATGGGTTGCCATGTCTTCGTGGAAAAGCCCTTCGCGCTCGACGGCGAGGGTGCGCGCAGGATCCTCGATTGCGCGAACGCGGTTGGCAGGCGCGTCAGCGTCAATTACCTCTACAACTTCGAATCACCCGCGCTCGAGCTGGGAAGGCTGCTGGCCGACGGCGCGCTGGGCGAGGTCGTGCACGTGGAGACCTGCTACGGCTACAACCTGGCCGGGGACTACGGGATCGCGGTGATGTCCGATCCCGCGCACTGGGTGCACCGGCTGCCCGGCAAGCTGTTCCACAACGTGATCGACCACGTGCTGGCCAAGGTCGTGCCGATGCTGTCCGAACCGGTCGTGGTGTGCGCCGATGCGCGGCGCATGCGCCCGGCGAGCGGCGACGCGGTGGTCGACGCCATGCCCGATGAGCTCAGGTTGCTGCTGAAGGACCGCGACGGCAGGACGGTGTCGGCGATGGTCGGCTCGCATGCGCGGCCGATCGGCCATGCCATGAAGGTGTACGGGACCCGCGACACGGTGGAGCTGGATTACGCGGCGCGCACGCTGGTGCGCAGCGCCCGCCAGGACCAGCCGAGTGCCGTGGGTCGCCTGTTCCCGGCCTGGGTGCAGGCCTGGCGGTACGCGCGCTGCGGGGTGCGCAACCTGGGTGCCTTCGGTCGCCACGAGTTCCATTACTTCCAGTGCATGCGGGTGCTGTTGACCCGCTTCTACGACGCCATCGAGGGGCGCGGCGAGGACCCCGTGCCGCAGGCGGAGATCCTGCGCGTGGCCGCGATCATCGATGGCATCGTCGACGCCCTGGCGCAGCGGCCATGAAGGTCCTGCTGACGGGGGCGGGCGGGTTCCTGGGCCGGTGCGTGGCCGACAGCCTGCTCGCGGCGGGTATCGACGACCTGCGCCTGCACTTCCGCGGTGACCCGCCCCACGGTCTGCTCGAGGACCTGGGTCGGCGCCACCCGGGTGCGCGCATCGAGGCTTCCGCGGCCAACCTGCTGTATGCCCGCGACCTGCCGGCGCTGGTCGCGGGCGTGGAGTGCATCGTGCACGCGGCGGCGGGCATGCGCGGCTCGGCCGCCGACATGTTCGCCAACACCGTGGTCGGCACGCGCAACCTGCTCGACGCCGCCGCGGGGGCTGGCGTGAGGCGCGTGGTGATGGTCGGGTCATTCTCGGTCTACCGCACCGAGTCGCTGCCGCGGGGCGCGGTGCACGACGAATCCGTCCCGATCGAGGACGTCGGCATCGAGAAGGGAGCCTACGCCCACGCCAAGACGCGCCAGGAGCATCTGCTGGCCGAATACCGCGGCAGGTACGGATTCGAGACCATCGTGTTGCGGCCCGGCGTCATCTACGGCCCCGGTGGCGGCGCGTTCTCGTCGCGGGTGGGTATCCGCGCCATGGGCGTGTTCTTCAGCCTTGGTCGCGGCGCCGAGCTGCCGCTGACGTTCGTCGAGAACTGCGCCGATGCGGTGGCACAGGCCACGCTCAACGGCGTCGATGGCCGCGCCTACAACGTCGTCGACGACGAGCTGCCGAGCTGCAGCCAGTACCTCCGCGGCTACCAGGCCAGGGTCGGGCGACTGCGCGTGCTGGCGGTGCCTTACTGGCTCTTCCTGCTCGGCTCGCGTTGGCTCGTGCGCTACAACCGCGTGTCGAAGGGCCAGCTTCCGGCCGTATTCACCCCTTACGTGGTGCGCTCGATGTACCGTCCGTTCCGGCATTCCAACGCGGCGCTGAAGGCGTTGGGCTGGCGGCAACGGGTTCCGACGCAGGACGGGCTTGCGCGCACGTTCGAAGCGCTGGCCGGCAAGCCGCCCTAGCGCGTGAGGCCCTGCGGCAACGCAGCTTCCGTCCCGCCCAGCGCCCTCTGGTAGAACGCATCGTAACTGGCCCGCATGACATCGACCGACCCGTGCAACTCCACCCGATGCCGCGCCGCCGCGCCCAGCCGGCCGCGCAGCGCGTCGTCGCGCAGCAGTTCGTGCAGGATGCCCTGCAGCGCCAGGCCGTCGGTGGGGGCGAACAGGCGGCCGTTGTCGCCATCCGAAACAATTTCGACATTGCCGCCGACGCGGCCGGCCACGACCGCCAGGCCGGCGGCGCAGGCTTCGAGCAGGGCGATCGACAGGCCTTCGGTGAGCGACGGCAGCGCGAAGACGTCGAAGGCGGGCAGCAGCGCCTGCACGTTGTTCCGCGGGCCCGACAGCAACACCCGGTCGGCGATTCCCAGCCGGTCGGCGAGTGCCTCGAGGTCGGCGGAAAGCGGGCCTTCGCCGACCAGCACGACCTTCAGGCGCGGGAAGCTCGCGAGCAGTGCCGGCACCTGCTCCAGGACGATGCGATGGTTCTTGAGTTCCACCAGCCGCCCGACGCAGCCGATCACCGGTCCGTCGTGCTCGGACAGGCCCAGCGCCCTGCGTGCATCGACGCGCGCGGCCACGGGATCGGCATGGCGGACGATCGGGATGCCGTTGTGAACCACCTCCGCCAGCTGCGCGCGCGCCGTGCCGTTCGCGACCAGCTGGTCGTGGACCTGCTGGCCCACCATCGCGATGCGCCGCGTCCGCGCCAGCGACCAGCGATACAGCATGCGCAGGCGCCGGTTCGACAGCCTCCCGCCCATGTTGTGGCAGGTGTTGACGAGGGTCGCGTGGCGGTTGAACAGCATCGCCAGCGCCGCGTAGTAGCTGGGCACGAAGTTGTGCGTGTGCACGATGTCCGCCCGCAGGCTGCGCGCGCTGGAGCGCAGGGCGCGCAGCACGCCGACATCAAGCGGACGGCGCTTGCCACCGATGACCACCGGCACGCCGGCCGCTTCCAGTTCCGCGCGGAATCCTGCGGTGTCGTTGATGCTGAAGACCGTCACCCGGTGGCCGTGCGCGGTCTGGGCGATGGCCAGGTCGGCGACCACGCGCTCCAGGCCGCCGAGGTCGAGCGAATCGACGACGTGGATGACCGCGAGTTTCCGGGAGGGTTCCATCGGGCGAGCATAGACGGCGTGCCCATGGTGCGCGAGGACCACGCCGGGGAGGTGCCGGATGCCGATGGTCAGTGAGCGGATGCCGACGCGCCCCGGCCTGGCCGGCATACGTGCCTGCGTGATCGGCCCGGACATCCTCCACCGCCAGGCACTGCTGGCGATGTTCTCGGCGCTGTCGATCGAGGCAGCCAGCGCCGATGACTCCCACACCTTCCTCTCGCGCGACGGCGGCGACCGCCGCGGCCGCGTGGCGCGGGCGATGGACATCGCCTGGGGGACGCGCGACCCGTCCTGGATGCGCTATGTGCTGGACGCCATCGACGCGAGCCGCGCCGACGTGCTGGTGTTCCACTGGGGCACGTTGCCGCTGGCGGACATCGTTGCCATCAGGCGCGCGCGGCCGGCGCTCAGGACCATGTTGATGCTGCTGTGCTTTCCGCTGGCATTGTCGGCGGCCGGGATCGCGCGCC
This Luteimonas sp. MC1572 DNA region includes the following protein-coding sequences:
- a CDS encoding phosphopantetheine-binding protein, which gives rise to MSQHETRIRAFIDENFPPAGPGGPPAAELSLLESGVIDSMGVLLLVTWLEQEFGFIVDDDEVLPENLDSIAAIDAFVARKLQEMELAE
- the asnB gene encoding asparagine synthase (glutamine-hydrolyzing) — protein: MCGLAGYLGAGIAAHDARAVLASMITTLAHRGPDGYGFHVSEGVGLAHARLSIIDLATGAQPMASPDAQVWIVFNGEIFNFIELRARLEAQGHVFHTRSDTEVIVHLYQRHGDAFVDHLNGQFAIALWDGSRRRLVLARDRLGIRPLYYTRARGALWFASEAKALFAALPGHACIDPTGLAQALTLWAPLDPDTVWQGVATLPPGHLLTIEADGRERLRRYWDLTFPDASDPARHWHDIDQAAGELRERLVDAVRLQLRADVPVGAYLSGGLDSSGIAALIRTATNTPVRTFSVAFAQREFDESRHQQAMVRHLGTDHTTLHVGAADIGQAFRRFIAHAETPVLRTAGVPLMLLADDVRRQGYRVVLTGEGADEVFAGYDLFKEAKIRRFWSRQPGSSARPRLLGRLYGYLANSPSSNPAFAAAFFGQGMEHIDRPVFSHVPRWTTSGRALRFLSPELRTAVAGFDPLALVESRLPAALMRWTPLARDQYVEAKTLLAGYLLASQGDRAAMAASIEGRYPFLDHTLVEFANRLPPQWKLHGLSEKHVLRKALADLLPADILSRTKQPYRAPDSECFFVDGKPLDYVAEAFDRDAIRADGMFDADAVSRLYEKARAGNAGGFADNQAFVGILSTRLLQGIHAAGGRRREEAAAGAA
- a CDS encoding TIGR03013 family XrtA/PEP-CTERM system glycosyltransferase; translation: MIGAFGGRAQRLVRIQWLLESLALLLASVAAICLRFSDDPDGRSLHLAMVPFPAILVPMYVTMAMAAFGLYQSHVRHNPSELLLRMVLAFAFGGVGLLVTYYVLPQTYMGRGLLSINLALGFVAVAALRWGARSLTGGAAYKRRVLVYGAGEQADLINRRMRRRADRQAFCVVGFVPAPGQRVVVAADLLVRSPLDLVSLTRELSVQEIVLAPDERRGGLPMDDILACAQRGISVVNIPMFFEREAGMIKLEAADPSSLVFSGGFDHSLMRRLSKRCFDLAAATALLLVAWPAMLLVALAVRIEGDGPVLYRQVRVGEGGRSFELAKFRSMRADAEGDGVARWASRDDNRTTRVGRFIRKTRLDELPQLFNVLAGDMSFVGPRPERPQFVQQLNGEIRYYNVRHSVKPGLTGWAQLRYPYGASVSDAHEKLKFDLFYVKNQGLVFDFMILLQTVEVVLFRRGAR
- a CDS encoding J domain-containing protein; this encodes MNHATDFARLYAELGVSPQCGLHAFKQAYRRRVAELHPDRPATGPRDPDRLIALNLGYAAALDFHRARGRLPGAPAHAAGTTAQTAPLQHGSQWNGRHMQARTASPTAQLPPSATRHAMWMRSVLTVLIVAGATWHWLPASEEPAAPAAESPQAAPFAEAPMDVQLVPGMDRRTVAVLLGEPMVRDASDSLWMYGPSWVHFECGRLADWHNTPLHPLPVATQRPQHATAGGARRTASARPRACADHAAMTADVAPQAHGDD
- a CDS encoding AMP-binding protein, with translation MTARCERWLARAAAHQPGKSAIVRGDRRVDYAELHAESERFAAALAQHVGLEDGERCVVFMDNSVEAAVGVFGTLRAGGVFSVINPTTKADKLAFVLADCGATVLLTQASLLPVAQSAAARAPSVRCIVVVDADGDGVDGAAIGYRRFLAASDPACLPPQVGIDTDLAMLVYTSGSTGNPKGVMMTHANVRFAATSITTYLQASRDDVVLSVLPLAFDYGLYQLLMCVKLGATLVLETSFAFPQKVLPLLASERVTAFPLVPTMAALIVQLRNFDPAWAASVRYLTNTAAALPPAHIRRLQDLFPAARVYSMYGMTESKRCTWLPPEELARRPESVGIAIPGTQAWVADDAGRPLPAGEVGELVVRGGHVMQGYWNNAEATARALRPGRYPWERVLHTGDLFRMDAEGFLYFVGRKDDILKSRGEKVSPKEVENVLYAMHGVREAALVGVPDPVLGHALKALLVVDDPGLDARAVIAHCRAHLEEFMVPRTVEFRESLPKTGTGKIRRSELQAEAEGRQAAEA